The genomic stretch TCATCAAAACGCACGAAATCGCCAGCACGTCTGAAAGCGACGACTGGAGGACCATGTCCGCATCCGCCTAAGCAAACGGGGGCCTGCAAAAACTCTGCGGGCCCCGTTTACACATTGTGTCGAATTAACTTTTTGAAAATGGCGCCATTCATCTGGAAAGAAACAAGCGGCAGCGTGCTTGATCGACAAGGCTGTTCCCGCCGACCTCAACGCACCGATTTCGCGGGCCGCTAACAGACAGACGTATCTCAATAATAACAAGCTATTAAATATCATTCATGGAGATCTCATGCCCCCAATTTGCAGAGTCGGAGACAAGGCACACTGCCCGAGTGATTCCCACGGCAGCGCCTGCTGCTCCCACCGCGTCAGCGGACCAGCCGTGAGCGGCTCTCCTGACGTCTTGATCAACGGACGCCCGGTGCTTCGCATTGGCGACCCAGGAAGGCACCGCAAATGCTGCGGCCCCAACACATGGACCGCCTCCGAAGGGAGCGCCTCGGTTTTTGTGAACGGCATCCCGGTGACACGCATTGGCGACGCCACAAAACACTGCGGCGGCAAAGGAAAGATGAT from Desulfomicrobium macestii encodes the following:
- a CDS encoding PAAR domain-containing protein — encoded protein: MPPICRVGDKAHCPSDSHGSACCSHRVSGPAVSGSPDVLINGRPVLRIGDPGRHRKCCGPNTWTASEGSASVFVNGIPVTRIGDATKHCGGKGKMIEASSDVQMG